In one window of Bizionia sp. M204 DNA:
- a CDS encoding CHRD domain-containing protein, translating into MKNILVAIISICSTLTFTNCASDDNITELESKLISTTYTLNPVSDPAVIGDARMIKNEDASITIEIKLSGTLPGETYPTNLRVNTAAEGGTVAISLESLNGTTGRSTTRFTTLDDGTEITYEDLLEFDGFIDVLLNNNSPAIVLAQGDIGQNELTGVSKTYTLGTRDIPEISGNAKFSERKNGEALARIELTNAIPGTEHPAHIHFNTALEGGAIAFTFNNINGDTGLSRTNVSALDDGTPFLYEDLIAFDGYVNAHLSASDDTVIAQGDIGINGLTGESVVYALSEVDAPEVQGTATFYKRESGEALAVLEIENTIAGDVHPAHIHANDINTTGAVVLTFNPVDGATGRSETSIIQLDDATPFGYDDVLQINGYINVHESTVNLGTIIAQGNIGVNVDN; encoded by the coding sequence ATGAAAAATATTTTAGTAGCTATCATTAGCATATGTTCAACACTCACATTTACCAATTGTGCAAGTGATGATAATATTACCGAATTAGAATCTAAACTAATCTCAACCACATACACGTTAAATCCCGTTTCAGATCCAGCCGTAATTGGCGATGCCCGGATGATAAAAAACGAGGACGCTTCTATAACCATAGAAATTAAACTGTCTGGTACATTGCCAGGAGAAACATACCCAACAAACTTACGGGTTAATACGGCAGCCGAAGGCGGAACAGTAGCTATAAGTTTAGAAAGCTTGAACGGTACAACAGGAAGAAGTACAACCAGATTTACAACTTTGGATGATGGAACAGAAATTACCTACGAAGATTTATTAGAGTTTGATGGGTTTATTGATGTTCTATTAAATAATAATTCACCAGCCATTGTTTTAGCCCAAGGTGATATTGGACAGAATGAACTAACAGGTGTATCAAAAACCTATACATTAGGTACACGTGATATTCCTGAAATTAGCGGGAATGCCAAGTTTTCTGAACGAAAAAATGGGGAAGCCCTAGCACGTATTGAATTAACCAATGCCATTCCAGGAACCGAGCATCCTGCACATATTCATTTCAATACTGCGCTTGAAGGAGGCGCTATTGCTTTTACATTTAATAACATTAATGGTGATACAGGTTTAAGTAGAACCAATGTGTCTGCTTTGGATGATGGAACACCATTTTTATATGAAGACTTAATCGCGTTTGATGGGTATGTGAATGCACATTTAAGTGCAAGCGATGATACAGTTATTGCCCAAGGCGATATTGGCATAAACGGTTTAACAGGTGAATCCGTAGTGTATGCTTTAAGCGAAGTAGATGCACCAGAAGTTCAAGGAACAGCCACCTTTTACAAACGTGAAAGTGGCGAAGCATTAGCGGTTTTAGAAATTGAAAACACCATAGCTGGCGATGTACATCCAGCACATATTCATGCGAATGATATAAATACTACGGGTGCTGTTGTATTGACTTTTAATCCAGTGGATGGTGCTACAGGTAGAAGTGAAACTAGTATTATTCAGTTAGATGATGCCACGCCCTTTGGATATGACGATGTACTTCAAATTAATGGCTATATTAATGTACATGAAAGTACAGTTAATTTAGGAACCATTATTGCGCAAGGCAATATTGGTGTGAATGTGGATAATTAA
- a CDS encoding NAD-dependent deacylase, protein MKHIVVLSGAGISAESGIKTFRDADGLWEGHDVMEVASPQGFRVNPELVLDFYNKRRKQLLEVKPNQAHVDLADLETDYKVTIITQNVDDLHERAGSSNVIHLHGELLKARSTFDENTIVDWKTDIHFGDMCQNGYQMRPHIVWFGEAVPMIEKAMDVCETADILLIIGTSMQVYPAASLMHYVPENTPTYFIDPKPSVVNQKDITLIQETATVGMRVFKKLLASN, encoded by the coding sequence ATGAAACATATAGTTGTATTATCAGGAGCCGGTATAAGTGCCGAAAGTGGGATTAAAACATTTCGTGATGCCGACGGTTTATGGGAAGGTCATGATGTTATGGAAGTGGCTTCACCACAAGGTTTTCGAGTAAATCCAGAATTGGTTTTAGATTTTTATAACAAACGGCGGAAACAACTTTTGGAAGTCAAGCCGAATCAAGCACATGTGGATTTGGCGGATTTAGAAACCGATTATAAGGTTACCATTATAACACAAAATGTAGATGATTTACACGAACGTGCAGGGAGTTCCAATGTCATTCACTTGCATGGCGAATTACTAAAAGCTAGAAGCACCTTTGATGAAAACACCATAGTAGATTGGAAAACGGATATCCACTTTGGTGATATGTGCCAAAACGGCTACCAAATGCGACCACATATTGTATGGTTCGGTGAAGCGGTTCCTATGATAGAAAAAGCTATGGACGTTTGTGAAACAGCAGATATATTACTAATTATTGGAACCAGTATGCAAGTATATCCTGCTGCTAGTTTAATGCATTATGTTCCAGAAAATACACCCACTTATTTTATAGACCCGAAGCCATCTGTGGTGAATCAAAAAGACATTACACTAATTCAAGAAACAGCTACTGTTGGTATGCGAGTATTTAAAAAATTACTAGCATCAAACTAA
- a CDS encoding helix-turn-helix transcriptional regulator → MENTIKVERAILNLTQEDLAQKIGVSRQTINSIEANRYVPSTVLALKLSSLFGKPVNAFFKLSSND, encoded by the coding sequence ATGGAAAACACGATAAAAGTAGAGCGTGCCATTTTAAATCTAACCCAAGAAGATTTAGCACAAAAAATAGGTGTTTCGCGCCAAACAATAAATTCTATAGAAGCAAATAGATATGTGCCTTCAACGGTTTTGGCATTAAAGCTTTCTTCATTATTTGGGAAACCGGTGAATGCATTTTTTAAACTATCATCCAATGATTAA
- a CDS encoding DUF6090 family protein, producing MVSAIRKIRKRLLEQNRFKRYIFYAIGEIFLVVIGILLALQINTWSKENHNLKLEKVLLEDFKSDFIIQKELIIEQIDYEIGIMAKIDSALQFMNPDYDKATLPRKLHELTARRTFKANRATFNNMIASGSVNLISNASVQNTIVRYFQRLDYVESVVNNNNLYMVDSNFGKFASNNTMGFQIDKFGKLVDTINFTNEQRYLLDMQLRYRNGASKSINLVSEVLLDLTEELIVIIDSEINK from the coding sequence ATGGTTTCAGCTATACGAAAAATAAGAAAGCGACTGCTTGAACAAAACCGCTTTAAACGCTATATTTTTTATGCCATAGGCGAAATATTTCTGGTGGTTATTGGCATATTGTTAGCCTTACAAATCAACACTTGGAGTAAAGAAAATCATAATCTTAAATTAGAAAAGGTGCTATTAGAAGATTTTAAATCAGATTTCATCATTCAGAAAGAATTGATTATCGAGCAGATAGATTATGAGATAGGTATAATGGCTAAAATAGATTCCGCACTTCAATTTATGAATCCTGATTATGACAAGGCAACTTTGCCGAGAAAACTTCATGAATTAACAGCGCGTCGCACATTTAAAGCCAATCGTGCTACATTTAATAATATGATAGCGAGTGGCAGTGTTAATTTAATTTCCAATGCGAGTGTACAAAATACGATTGTCCGTTATTTTCAACGTTTGGATTATGTGGAATCCGTAGTGAACAATAATAATTTGTACATGGTAGACTCTAATTTTGGAAAGTTTGCATCAAATAATACCATGGGATTTCAAATAGACAAATTTGGTAAATTGGTTGATACTATTAATTTCACCAACGAACAACGCTATTTACTGGATATGCAATTACGGTATAGAAATGGCGCGTCAAAAAGCATTAATTTAGTAAGTGAGGTTCTTTTAGATTTAACTGAAGAACTTATAGTTATAATTGATTCAGAAATAAATAAATAA
- a CDS encoding serine hydrolase: MVLLLVLAVCTIPVHSQVTSKQIDSVVNYAMSQFNVAGCAVAVVKDGKIIHESGYGVKSIDTKEPVNPNTNFAIASNSKAFTTAALAMLVEDGKLNWDDKVKTHIPEFTMYNQYVEENFNIIDLVTHRSGLGLGVGDLMFFPQGSNFTIDDLLASFQHFKPESAFRTKWDYDNLLYIVAGELIARKSGMTWEAFIDSRIFQPLGMDNSYASLAEIPQTGNVSASHSTETGTIRIIPTFEEMINGAAGGIFSNVNDMSAWMLLQLHEGTYGDGLKKQLFSKDNHYEMWKIHTVMDANSNPRYNSHFAGYGLGWFLTDVKGNMQVEHTGGLPGMLSKVVMIPDLDLGIVVLTNTSNDGGGLFSAITQTIIDMYLDMDDFQWIDKYAAYMKSNQSGADAVVEKVWDSVAKNDQSKIKIKNYIGMYEDVWFGKMEVFVKDNQLWLKSHRSPLLNGPLQFYKDETFAIKWEYQDMNADAFAMFTLDENGVANGFTMKGISPNIDFSFDFQDLYLKRLD, translated from the coding sequence ATGGTTTTACTGCTCGTTTTAGCTGTATGCACCATTCCCGTTCATTCTCAAGTTACATCCAAACAAATTGACTCTGTTGTTAATTATGCCATGTCTCAATTCAACGTTGCTGGTTGTGCCGTGGCTGTGGTAAAAGATGGAAAAATAATTCATGAAAGCGGTTACGGTGTCAAATCTATAGATACTAAAGAACCCGTTAATCCAAATACTAACTTTGCCATTGCCTCTAACAGTAAAGCCTTTACTACAGCAGCTTTAGCCATGTTGGTGGAAGATGGGAAACTGAACTGGGACGATAAAGTAAAAACCCATATTCCAGAATTCACCATGTATAATCAATATGTGGAGGAAAATTTTAACATTATCGATCTAGTAACACACCGAAGTGGTTTGGGTTTAGGTGTAGGCGATTTAATGTTTTTTCCGCAAGGTTCTAATTTCACTATAGATGATTTATTAGCCAGTTTTCAGCATTTTAAACCAGAATCGGCATTCCGCACCAAATGGGATTATGATAATTTATTGTATATCGTTGCTGGTGAGTTGATAGCTAGGAAAAGCGGTATGACTTGGGAAGCCTTTATAGATTCCCGTATTTTTCAACCTTTAGGTATGGATAATTCCTATGCTTCTTTAGCTGAAATCCCTCAAACTGGAAATGTATCAGCATCACATTCTACAGAAACGGGAACAATTCGCATCATCCCAACGTTTGAAGAAATGATAAATGGTGCAGCTGGTGGTATTTTCTCAAATGTCAATGATATGTCAGCTTGGATGCTCTTACAATTACATGAGGGAACGTATGGCGATGGATTGAAAAAGCAATTGTTTTCCAAAGACAATCATTACGAAATGTGGAAAATCCATACCGTTATGGATGCAAATAGCAATCCGCGATACAACAGTCATTTTGCCGGATACGGTTTAGGTTGGTTTCTTACTGACGTAAAAGGGAATATGCAGGTAGAGCATACAGGTGGTTTGCCTGGTATGTTGTCTAAAGTAGTAATGATTCCTGATCTGGATTTAGGAATTGTTGTGCTGACTAATACGAGTAATGATGGTGGTGGCTTATTTTCAGCCATTACCCAAACCATTATAGATATGTACTTGGACATGGATGATTTTCAGTGGATTGACAAATATGCAGCTTATATGAAATCCAATCAAAGTGGCGCAGATGCGGTTGTTGAAAAAGTGTGGGATTCTGTTGCTAAAAATGACCAATCTAAAATAAAAATCAAGAATTATATTGGTATGTATGAAGATGTTTGGTTTGGAAAAATGGAAGTGTTTGTGAAGGATAATCAATTATGGCTTAAAAGCCATCGTTCGCCATTATTAAATGGGCCATTACAATTTTATAAAGATGAAACCTTCGCCATTAAATGGGAATACCAAGATATGAATGCCGATGCTTTTGCCATGTTCACGCTAGACGAAAACGGAGTAGCAAATGGATTTACTATGAAAGGGATTTCGCCTAATATCGATTTTAGTTTCGATTTTCAAGATTTATATTTAAAACGGCTTGATTAA
- a CDS encoding ABC-F family ATP-binding cassette domain-containing protein, which translates to MISVDNLAVEFSGHTLFSDVSFTINENDKIALMGKNGAGKSTMMKIVAGVQKGTRGNVRFPKDAVIAYLPQHLLTEDNCTVFEEASKAFAHVFQMRDEMDALNKALETRTDYESDDYMNIITQVSDLGEKYYALEDVNYDAEVEKALTGLGFKRSDFTRQTSEFSGGYRMRIELAKMLLQKPDLILLDEPTNHIDIESVIWLEDFLLNKANAVMVISHDKAFIDNITNRTIEVTMGRIYDYKANYTHYLQLREDRRLHQIKAYKEQQRFIADNMAFIERFKGTFSKTNQVNSRERMLEKLEIIEVDDIDTSALKLRFPPAQRSGDYPVTVKDLSKSYGDHVVFKNANMSISRGEKVSFVGRNGEGKSTMIKAIMGEIPVDGTCQLGHNVKVGYFAQNQASLLDENLTIFQTVDEVAQGDVRTQIKNILGGFMFKGDDIDKKVSVLSGGEKTRLAMVKLLLEPVNLLILDEPTNHLDLKSKDVLKEALLDFDGTLILVSHDRDFLQGLSQKVFEFKNQRVIEHFETIDDFLIRNRMENLKQIDLKK; encoded by the coding sequence ATGATTTCAGTAGATAATTTAGCAGTAGAGTTTAGCGGTCACACCTTATTTAGCGATGTGTCCTTTACCATAAATGAAAATGATAAAATTGCCCTTATGGGTAAAAATGGTGCTGGAAAATCGACCATGATGAAAATTGTGGCAGGTGTTCAAAAAGGAACTCGTGGTAATGTACGGTTTCCTAAAGATGCTGTTATTGCTTACTTACCACAACATTTATTGACTGAAGATAATTGTACCGTTTTTGAGGAAGCCTCCAAAGCCTTCGCTCATGTTTTCCAAATGCGAGACGAAATGGACGCTTTGAATAAAGCCTTGGAAACCCGAACGGATTATGAGTCCGATGATTATATGAACATCATTACCCAGGTGTCCGATTTAGGGGAAAAATACTACGCTTTAGAAGATGTTAATTATGATGCGGAAGTGGAAAAAGCTTTGACAGGTTTAGGTTTTAAACGTTCAGATTTTACCAGGCAAACCAGTGAATTTAGTGGTGGTTATCGTATGCGAATTGAATTAGCCAAAATGCTACTTCAAAAGCCGGACTTAATTCTATTAGATGAGCCAACCAACCATATTGATATTGAATCTGTTATTTGGTTAGAAGATTTCTTGCTAAATAAAGCCAATGCGGTCATGGTTATTTCCCATGATAAGGCATTTATTGATAATATTACCAATCGTACGATTGAGGTGACTATGGGTCGTATTTACGATTATAAAGCCAACTATACACATTATTTACAACTGCGAGAAGATCGTCGTTTACATCAAATAAAAGCATATAAAGAACAACAGCGGTTTATTGCCGATAACATGGCATTTATTGAAAGATTTAAAGGCACGTTCTCTAAAACAAATCAGGTAAATTCTCGTGAGCGTATGTTAGAGAAACTGGAGATTATTGAAGTAGATGATATTGATACCTCCGCTTTAAAATTACGATTTCCGCCAGCACAACGATCTGGTGATTATCCTGTAACAGTCAAGGATTTATCGAAATCCTATGGAGATCATGTGGTATTTAAAAATGCCAACATGTCTATTTCTAGAGGTGAAAAAGTGTCCTTTGTTGGTAGAAATGGTGAAGGAAAATCAACCATGATAAAAGCCATTATGGGTGAAATTCCTGTAGATGGCACCTGCCAATTAGGTCATAATGTAAAAGTGGGATATTTTGCTCAAAACCAAGCATCCCTGTTAGATGAGAATTTAACTATTTTTCAAACCGTTGATGAAGTGGCGCAAGGCGATGTTCGCACCCAAATAAAAAATATTTTGGGCGGTTTCATGTTTAAAGGTGATGACATTGATAAAAAAGTGAGTGTGCTATCTGGAGGTGAAAAAACACGTTTAGCTATGGTGAAATTACTTTTAGAACCAGTTAACTTGCTCATTTTAGATGAGCCAACAAATCACCTGGATTTAAAAAGTAAAGACGTTTTAAAGGAGGCGCTTTTAGATTTTGATGGTACCCTTATTTTGGTGTCTCACGATCGTGATTTCCTTCAAGGTTTATCACAAAAAGTCTTCGAGTTTAAAAACCAACGCGTCATTGAACATTTTGAAACGATTGATGATTTCTTAATCCGTAATCGTATGGAAAACTTAAAACAAATCGATTTAAAGAAATAA
- a CDS encoding glycosyltransferase — translation MTKKLLIIGCVWPEPKSSAAGTRMMQLISLFQSENYKITFATTTSKTDNAFALSTLGIPEVAIQLNDSSFDNFIKSENPDVVLFDRFLTEEQFGWRVAENCPNAFRLLDTEDLHGLRKARELALKAGDTNYRKHLVNDTSKREIASIYRCDLSLIISEAEMELLEKYFKVETNLIHYLPFLLETISKEASEMLPDFHARANFITIGNFFHKPNYQSVLYLKEVIWPGIRKQLPQAELHIFGAYANQKVTQLHKKQDGFLVKGFANQVSEVMQASRVCLAPLQFGAGLKGKLIDAMKNGTPAIMSSIAAEGMFRTLDSNGFIADNPIEFINKAVALYTTETTWKTKQQNGFQIINNRFDKTQFQSSFIKTINSITANLLNHREHNFTGQMLQHQSLQSTKFMSKWIELKNK, via the coding sequence ATGACTAAAAAACTACTTATAATTGGTTGTGTTTGGCCTGAACCAAAAAGTTCAGCTGCTGGAACCCGGATGATGCAACTTATATCGCTTTTTCAATCCGAAAACTATAAAATTACCTTTGCAACAACCACATCTAAAACAGATAATGCTTTCGCTTTATCCACACTTGGCATTCCGGAAGTTGCAATCCAATTAAACGATTCGAGTTTTGATAATTTTATAAAATCGGAAAATCCCGATGTGGTATTGTTCGATCGGTTTTTAACTGAAGAACAGTTTGGATGGCGTGTAGCTGAAAATTGCCCAAATGCTTTCCGATTATTAGACACCGAAGATTTACATGGCTTAAGAAAAGCACGCGAGTTAGCTTTAAAAGCAGGTGATACCAATTATAGAAAACACCTTGTAAATGACACCTCCAAACGGGAAATTGCCAGTATATATAGATGCGATTTAAGCCTTATTATTTCCGAAGCGGAAATGGAATTACTTGAGAAATACTTCAAGGTAGAGACAAATTTAATTCATTATTTACCGTTTTTATTAGAGACTATCTCTAAAGAAGCATCTGAAATGTTGCCCGATTTTCATGCCAGAGCTAATTTCATAACCATTGGAAACTTCTTTCATAAACCCAATTACCAATCGGTTTTATATTTAAAAGAAGTGATTTGGCCAGGAATCCGTAAGCAATTACCACAAGCGGAACTGCATATTTTTGGCGCATATGCAAATCAGAAGGTCACACAATTACACAAAAAACAAGATGGTTTTTTAGTTAAAGGTTTTGCTAATCAGGTTTCAGAAGTCATGCAAGCGTCACGAGTTTGTTTGGCGCCATTGCAGTTTGGTGCCGGATTGAAAGGTAAATTAATTGATGCCATGAAAAACGGAACGCCAGCAATTATGAGTTCGATTGCTGCAGAAGGTATGTTCCGGACATTAGATTCCAATGGATTTATTGCTGATAATCCAATCGAATTTATCAACAAAGCCGTAGCACTTTATACCACGGAAACGACCTGGAAAACCAAACAACAAAACGGATTTCAAATTATAAATAACCGATTTGATAAAACCCAATTTCAATCTTCTTTTATAAAAACTATCAATAGTATAACAGCCAATTTGCTAAATCACAGAGAACATAATTTTACTGGGCAGATGCTGCAACATCAGTCACTTCAAAGTACCAAATTTATGAGTAAGTGGATAGAATTAAAAAATAAATAA
- a CDS encoding heme-binding domain-containing protein, which translates to MKIVKKILIVLLVVFAIAQFFGPEKNTGDIATVQPFLTETNPPEDVAAILKETCFDCHSNHTRYPWYNTITPINYWLAEHVNDGKKHFNVSVWNDYSAKKKDHKLEELIEMVEEKEMPLDSYLWTHQEANLTDAQIESVINWAKNMRVIYSLVPRPE; encoded by the coding sequence ATGAAAATAGTAAAGAAAATTCTGATTGTTTTGTTAGTTGTTTTTGCTATTGCACAATTTTTTGGACCAGAAAAAAACACCGGTGATATAGCAACTGTTCAACCATTTTTAACGGAAACCAATCCGCCAGAAGATGTAGCTGCCATTTTAAAAGAAACCTGTTTTGACTGCCATAGTAACCACACACGATATCCTTGGTATAATACTATAACACCTATAAATTACTGGTTGGCCGAACATGTAAACGATGGAAAAAAACATTTTAATGTGTCGGTTTGGAATGATTATTCGGCAAAAAAGAAAGATCATAAGTTAGAGGAGTTAATAGAAATGGTAGAAGAAAAGGAAATGCCATTGGACTCTTATTTGTGGACTCATCAGGAAGCCAATTTAACGGATGCGCAAATAGAAAGTGTTATTAATTGGGCTAAAAATATGCGTGTCATTTATAGTTTAGTGCCAAGACCCGAATAG
- a CDS encoding adenylosuccinate lyase — protein sequence MNHSREKRLHYANLVINNPKLIPKLLAVLFRVDDKISCRAAWVLEFMCHENLEYLIPHLDTFTANIHKVHLDPAVRPIAKICEYLAKAYYAKTPNKIQLHLNPIYQERIIAVCFDYMIHDEKIAPKAYSMNTLYLFGADYDWIHPELVIILERDFQMQSSGFKARAKHILKKLKK from the coding sequence GTGAACCATTCGAGAGAAAAGCGCTTACATTATGCCAATTTGGTAATTAACAACCCAAAATTAATTCCGAAGTTACTAGCAGTACTATTTCGTGTTGATGATAAAATTTCTTGCAGAGCCGCCTGGGTTTTAGAGTTTATGTGTCATGAAAATTTAGAATACTTGATTCCTCATTTAGACACGTTTACAGCAAACATACACAAAGTTCATTTAGACCCAGCAGTAAGACCCATTGCTAAAATTTGCGAGTATTTAGCCAAAGCATATTACGCTAAAACACCAAATAAGATCCAATTACATTTAAATCCCATTTACCAAGAACGGATAATTGCCGTTTGTTTTGATTATATGATTCATGATGAGAAAATTGCGCCTAAAGCGTATTCCATGAACACCTTATACCTGTTTGGAGCAGATTATGATTGGATTCACCCGGAACTCGTAATAATATTAGAACGGGATTTCCAAATGCAGAGCTCGGGTTTTAAGGCACGAGCAAAACACATTTTAAAGAAGCTTAAAAAGTAG
- the purB gene encoding adenylosuccinate lyase, giving the protein MSISSLNAISPIDGRYRNKVEKLAPYFSEEALIKYRVQVEIEYFIALCEVPLPQLADFNTALFDDLRAIYKNFTAIDASAIKDIEKVTNHDVKAVEYFIKEKFDSLQISEYKEFIHFGLTSQDINNTSIPLSIKDAMNDVYVPEYFEVLNKLKTLAEDWKSVPMLARTHGQPASPTRLGKEIHVFVTRLEAQFDLLNDIPSAAKFGGATGNFNAHHVAYPEIDWKAFGSQFVQEKLGLHHSFPTTQIEHYDHMAALFDTLKRINTILIDLDRDIWTYVSMDYFKQRIKAGEVGSSAMPHKVNPIDFENSEGNLGIANAIFEHLSAKLPISRLQRDLTDSTVLRNVGVPFGHTIIGFKSILKGLNKLLLNESKFAEDLENNWAVVAEAIQTILRRESYPNPYEALKGLTRTNEKINQQSISNFIDTLEVSDGIKKELKAITPSNYTGI; this is encoded by the coding sequence ATGTCTATATCTTCCTTAAATGCCATTTCTCCTATTGATGGTCGTTACCGTAATAAAGTTGAAAAATTAGCCCCTTATTTTTCTGAAGAAGCGTTAATAAAATACCGCGTACAAGTAGAAATTGAATATTTTATTGCATTGTGCGAAGTGCCGCTGCCACAATTAGCCGATTTTAACACGGCACTATTTGACGATTTACGCGCTATTTATAAAAATTTCACCGCTATTGATGCATCTGCCATTAAGGATATTGAAAAAGTAACCAATCACGATGTGAAAGCGGTTGAATACTTTATTAAAGAAAAATTTGACAGCTTACAAATTTCAGAATATAAAGAGTTTATTCATTTCGGATTAACGTCTCAAGATATTAATAATACATCTATTCCTTTGAGTATTAAAGATGCTATGAATGATGTATATGTTCCTGAATATTTTGAAGTTTTAAACAAATTAAAAACATTGGCGGAAGATTGGAAATCCGTTCCTATGTTGGCTAGAACTCATGGACAACCTGCTTCTCCTACACGTTTAGGAAAGGAAATTCACGTATTTGTTACACGTTTGGAAGCTCAATTTGATTTATTAAACGATATTCCTAGTGCGGCAAAATTTGGTGGTGCCACTGGAAACTTTAATGCACATCATGTTGCCTATCCAGAAATAGATTGGAAAGCTTTTGGCAGTCAATTTGTACAGGAAAAATTAGGGTTACACCACTCGTTTCCTACCACACAAATTGAACATTACGATCATATGGCAGCTTTATTTGATACTTTAAAACGTATTAATACCATATTAATTGATTTAGATCGAGATATCTGGACCTATGTGTCCATGGATTATTTTAAACAGCGCATTAAAGCTGGCGAAGTAGGAAGTTCTGCCATGCCTCATAAAGTAAACCCTATTGATTTTGAAAATAGCGAAGGGAATTTAGGAATAGCCAATGCTATTTTCGAGCATTTATCAGCCAAATTGCCAATTTCCAGATTACAACGCGATTTAACAGATAGTACGGTTTTACGTAATGTAGGTGTTCCTTTTGGACATACTATTATTGGGTTTAAGTCTATTTTAAAAGGTTTAAATAAACTGCTTTTAAACGAAAGTAAGTTTGCCGAAGATTTAGAAAACAATTGGGCTGTGGTTGCAGAAGCTATTCAAACCATTTTACGTCGCGAATCGTATCCAAATCCGTATGAAGCTTTAAAAGGATTAACACGTACCAATGAAAAAATTAATCAACAATCCATTTCAAATTTCATTGATACATTAGAGGTTTCGGATGGGATTAAAAAGGAGTTAAAAGCTATTACACCTAGTAACTATACAGGAATTTAA
- a CDS encoding DUF4252 domain-containing protein, translating to MKQSIKYTLFSLLVAMSLISCNSGESLQTYFVDNQEKADFVTADIPTSIVALDEAALTDEQKEAYKSVQRLNFLGFKASETNMTTYNAELAKVKAILSNVKYTELMEFRDSGMTFVISYLGDDDSAEEVIVFGSSKEMGFGVVRILGDNMRPEQIGALASAVQNTNFEDSEQLKDIVNFFK from the coding sequence ATGAAACAATCAATCAAATATACCCTGTTCAGTTTATTAGTGGCTATGTCACTAATAAGCTGTAATTCAGGCGAATCATTACAAACGTATTTTGTAGATAATCAGGAAAAAGCCGATTTTGTTACGGCCGATATTCCAACGTCTATTGTAGCATTAGATGAAGCGGCCTTAACGGATGAGCAAAAGGAGGCTTATAAATCTGTTCAGCGTTTAAACTTTTTAGGTTTTAAAGCAAGCGAAACCAATATGACCACTTATAACGCCGAATTAGCAAAAGTTAAAGCCATTTTAAGTAATGTAAAATATACAGAACTCATGGAGTTTAGAGATAGTGGTATGACCTTCGTTATTTCCTATTTGGGAGATGATGACAGTGCGGAAGAAGTTATTGTCTTTGGAAGCTCTAAAGAAATGGGCTTTGGTGTGGTTAGAATTTTAGGTGATAATATGCGTCCCGAACAAATTGGAGCATTGGCTAGTGCCGTTCAAAACACTAATTTTGAAGATTCTGAACAATTAAAAGATATTGTCAATTTCTTTAAATAA